The Zingiber officinale cultivar Zhangliang chromosome 9A, Zo_v1.1, whole genome shotgun sequence genome window below encodes:
- the LOC122018610 gene encoding protein TRACHEARY ELEMENT DIFFERENTIATION-RELATED 7A-like, whose translation MASSASVFLAVAALLAVACSAQGPSPAPLRPPAIAPTRPPAVAPIFPPPPPTPTPTPPPSVAPASPPPAVPPPSSPPARAPTSNPPSVAPASSPPAPPPPHTIGFPPTSPPASPPTSPPGNSANSAAVSWIAVAGALVAAAAAF comes from the coding sequence ATGGCCTCTTCCGCCTCGGTCTTCCTCGCCGTGGCGGCTCTCCTCGCCGTGGCGTGCTCCGCACAGGGCCCCAGCCCCGCTCCCCTCCGGCCTCCAGCCATAGCGCCCACGAGGCCCCCCGCCGTCGCCCCGATCTTTCCACCCCCGCCTCCGACCCCGACGCCGACCCCTCCCCCTTCCGTGGCTCCCGCCTCCCCTCCCCCGGCCGTCCCTCCGCCGTCCTCTCCCCCGGCGCGCGCCCCCACCTCCAATCCCCCATCGGTGGCTCCCGCCTCGTCCCCTCCCGCTCCGCCTCCGCCGCACACGATCGGTTTCCCACCAACCTCGCCGCCCGCCTCTCCGCCCACCTCGCCGCCGGGCAATAGCGCCAACTCCGCTGCCGTGAGCTGGATCGCCGTGGCTGGAGCCCTTGTCGCCGCCGCGGCCGCGTTCTAG
- the LOC122020788 gene encoding RING-H2 finger protein ATL52-like, whose product MASLSNRILSPDCYAPLLSPPVPPSPSINFRAHSSLIPTLHIAAESFLAPAFVFIFVALCILHRRCRGRRTAAAPDADPEVAFEDDDGEVDHHVWYIRTAGLDDSTIGAIATWTYKADEGVLGSSRGDCAVCLSEFQDGELLRLLPKCHHAFHIGCIDTWLRSHINCPLCRVPVVTLVSAAGGSVRGASTSSFSSVSSSLSSAADQAGSSSVPSGLMDHNQIDGRTSETCRYTLEVVPAAERLELGAAPENRNMINQFPDSEIGMPGDVEGQEFQPIRRSFSMSSFPHPTALNRLVLEENMKEAGLGVELATKTWRKQGNTSNGITSLQKETGRFLSSTSERFFSSKHG is encoded by the coding sequence ATGGCGTCTCTCTCTAATCGAATCCTCTCGCCGGATTGCTACGCGCCGCTTCTCTCGCCGCCGGTTCCTCCCTCCCCCTCTATCAACTTCCGTGCTCACTCGTCCCTCATCCCCACCCTCCATATCGCCGCTGAATCCTTCTTGGCCCCGGCCTTCGTGTTCATCTTCGTCGCCCTCTGCATCCTCCACCGCCGCTGCCGCGGTCGCCGGACTGCCGCCGCACCCGATGCGGACCCCGAGGTCGCCTTCGAGGACGATGACGGCGAGGTCGACCACCACGTCTGGTACATCCGGACCGCGGGTCTCGATGATTCCACCATCGGGGCCATCGCCACGTGGACCTACAAGGCGGACGAGGGCGTACTCGGCTCGTCCCGCGGCGACTGCGCTGTGTGTCTCTCGGAGTTCCAAGATGGGGAGCTTCTCCGCCTCCTCCCTAAGTGCCACCACGCCTTCCACATTGGGTGTATTGATACTTGGCTCCGGTCCCATATCAATTGCCCTCTCTGCCGTGTGCCCGTAGTAACCCTAGTCTCAGCGGCCGGTGGTAGCGTTCGTGGAGCAAGTACTTCATCTTTTTCCTCTGTTTCATCCTCCCTTAGTTCGGCCGCGGATCAAGCCGGATCCAGTTCAGTCCCCTCTGGCCTAATGGATCACAATCAGATAGATGGGCGGACATCGGAGACTTGTCGCTACACCTTAGAAGTGGTACCGGCGGCTGAAAGATTGGAACTTGGAGCTGCTCCTGAAAACAGAAACATGATCAACCAATTTCCAGATTCTGAGATAGGAATGCCTGGTGATGTCGAGGGACAAGAGTTTCAACCCATACGGCGTTCATTTTCTATGAGTTCCTTCCCTCATCCTACTGCGCTGAACAGATTAGTGTTGGAAGAGAACATGAAGGAAGCCGGCCTGGGGGTGGAATTGGCTACTAAAACCTGGAGAAAGCAAGGCAACACTTCAAATGGCATCACCTCATTGCAGAAAGAAACTGGAAGATTTTTGTCAAGTACTAGTGAAAGGTTCTTCTCATCAAAACATGGGTGA